ACCGATATAGTTGGTTAAACTTCCGACATTGCTGTCGGAGGGGACCATTACAATCCCTTTTGCTACCCAAGCTTTCGTTCATCAGCGTCAGTAAACTCCTAAAGATCTGCCTTCGCCCTTGGTGTTCTTCTCGATATCAACGGATTTCACCCCTACACCGAGAATTCCAGTCTTCCCGAAATCACTCTAGCCAAATAGTATGACCCGCAGTTTCCCGATTGAGTCGGAAGATTTCACGAATCACTTATCTGGCCGCCTACGACACTCTTTACGCCCAGTAAATCCGGATAACGCTTGCACCCTACGTATCACCGCGGCTGCTGGCACGTAGTTGGCAGGTGCTTATTCTCAGTCCATTATGAACTGCAAAAGGAGTTTACAACCCGAAGGCCTTCTTCCCCCACGCGGCGTCGCTGGATCAGACTTTCGTCCATTGTCCAAGATTCCCGGTTGCTGCCACCCGTAGGTGTAGGGACCGTGTCTCAGTTCCCTTGTGTCTGGCCGACCTCTCAGTCCAGATACCCGTCATAGCCTTGGTAAGCAGTTACCTCACCAACAAGCTGATAGGACGTAGGCCGCTCACTCGGCGGGCGGTTAAGCCCTTTACTCTTACGAGGTTATGCAGTATTACCCCTCCTTTCGGAAGGCTATACTCCACCAAATGGTACGTTCCCACGCGTTACTCACCCTTCCGCCACTACCTTGCCCGCAGGGCAAGGTTACAAATTTGAACTAATCGAACAACTAATTCGTACAAATTAGAAGTCATTCGTTATCATTTGTAATCTTGTCCTTTGGACAAGATCGTTCGACTTGCATGCCTAAGGCACGCCGCCAGCGTTCATCCTGAGCCAGGATCAAACTCTCAAAAAAAATTCAAAATTACTTTTGAAAATCAAAGTTATGATCTTACTCGATTTACTCTTTTTAGAATTGTACGAAGATCATGGTTTTTAACCATACTCTTCAAACTTTGCAAAACTTACGTCTTGCATATTTTGGGTACCACTTTTCAGAATTCAAAGTTTTGCAAAAGAAAACTGCAGTCCGCCAAAATTCGCTCTTTGTGTCGCGTACGAATAGTACAAAAAGACACAAAGTAAGAATAGGTGGGCAATTTTCCCTTTGCATTAGACAAAGAAAAACTGAAGAGTGGATTTATTTTCTCTTCAGTTGTTAATGTGCAAAAACAAGTTGTAAACAAGGCTTTCCAGGCCTTGGCCACCCGTTATGGTAGCGAAAGCCATTCTACCTTCCCCGGGCACAAGTTGTCAATGTGTAGCTTTCGAGTCAAACTTTTATAGATTTGAACCTAAATTGCTCACTTGACAACGATAGTAGCAACAACTTATCGTTAAGTTAATGCCCAATATAAAAGTCAAGCGCGGATTTACCCTCATCGAACTGCTCATCGTCATCACAATTATCGGAATACTTGCAACAATAGCAATCGCCTCTTTCAGTAGCGCTCAAGGAAAAGCAAGAGATGGTCGCAGAAAAGGTGATCTTGACGCTCTTAAAAAAGCGTTTGAACTCGCCAAAAGCGATAGCACCGGCGGATTCTACCCGCAACAAATGAACACAGCGTCACTTGAAACTCCAGGTTACATTAAAAAGATTCCCACAGATCCGCAAGCACCGTCCGCAACATATGTCTACACACCAGCACCAGCAGCTTGTACTACTGCTTGCACGAGCTATACACTTACCGCCTGTCTTGAAAACGGTAACGACAACTCCAAAGATGCCGTCAAAGCCGGTTGCGCAAGCTACGCTGCTAGCTACACAATAAGCAATCCTTAATTCTACAAACGCTTCTCTAAAAATTGTATAGTATAGTTAATGCCCAACATTAAGCGCGGATTTACCCTCGTCGAACTTCTTGTAGTTATTACCATTATCGGTATTTTAGCCACCATTGGTACGGTTTCTTTCACAAAAGCTCAGCAAAAAGGAAGAGATTCAAGAAGAAAAACAGATCTCGATAGCATTCGGAAGGCTCTGGAGTTGAAAAAACTTGATTCCGCGGGGGCATTCTATTATGCGCAAGACCTCAATTCTCTCGACCCTCCGGAAGGAAATTACATAAAGCAAGTTCCCGGAGACCCCAGAAACAGCAATTATATATACGCACCAACGTCATCATCTGGCGGAAGTTGCTCAACAGACTGCGTAACCTACACACTCACAGCCTGTTTGGAAAATGGAACTGACACCCAAAAAGATCCGGATAAGGTAGAAGCTTGTACAACAGATGCCAGCTACACAATAAGTCCCCAATAACTACTTTTCGATCGCCCGATAAAGCACAATCGCGAGTGAAACCATTACATTTAAAGAAACATTCACTCCGTATATAGGCAACTCAACAATCACATCAGCAAGATCAAGTACTCCGCGACTCACCCCTGTTGTTTCGTGACCCACAATAAAGGCAATCGGCTCACCATAGTCAAAAGTGCGGTAGTCAACGCTCTTCTTGTCCTGTTCGATCGCGACAATTTTTATCCCCGGAACTTGCTTCCTTAGCTTTAAAATGGCAACCTTGGTAGTTCTTACATGCTCCCAAGGAACCCACTTATCTGTTCCGACTGCGGCCTTAGTAATTCTGTGATAAGGAGGCAGAGCAATGTTGTTGCCGCAAAGATACACCTTTGAGGCCGCTACAGCGTCTGCAAGCCGGAAAATTGACCCGATGTTGTAAGTATCAAGTATGTTGTCGCAAATAATATAAATCTGCCTGCGTTTTACCTTGGCAAGTTGCGACTCAGTAGGATCACTTGATCTTAATTGTGCAGCTTTCAGTTTCACGCACCAATTTTACCAACAATTTGCGCTAGATACTAAATTTCCTATACAATCCGCGCACCTCTGACTCTCGGATCTTTAAAACACCTTCTGCTCATATTTATTAGTTCGATAGTTCGAACTATCGAACCGTACTTCCCCACACAAATACAACTTATAGAAATCAGCAGCAAAAAAACCTTTACCTATTTAAATCGGCCGCGCCAGAAACTATAATTCAAGCATGTCTCCCGATCGAAATCGAAATCATAATGTAGTGGAAACAGAAGGAATGAGAGATACAAAAATCGTTTCCTTTCCAGCTAAAAAACCTCGAGTAATAAATAAAGAGTTAGGACTCGTAGGATGGTGGGGGCCGGAAGGGTTCATTCTGGATGTGTATTGCGACAGCAACGTGGAAATTACTCGCAGTAAAAAACTCCCATTCGTCCCATTTCAGAAAAAGGACAGGCCTGATGGAATTCGCAGATTCAGTTTTTGGCCAAAAGAGGGCGAAACATTGTTTATCGGAGACAGATATGTCATTTCAGAGATAACTTATCACGAAAATATGCCCCCTAGCGCATATGTGTCTTCTACTCAAGATATTCACGTTAAAAAGTACGAAGAGCCACTAGAAGTAAGAAATGTGCTGCGGTCTATGAACTAAGACTTTTTGAGTGGGTACTCGGATGCTTCTGTTATTTCAAGTTCAGGCACCTTTTTGTATTTGTCATTCTTAACCAAAGCCGGTTTTCCGTCTTTTTCAACAACATAATACGCGAATCCTTGCATTTTTTTAACCGCTTCGTAATCCGCATGCCCAGGCAAAGAAACCGGATCTACCTCTTCAAAATTTACAGGTGAATCGTCTGCCGTTACAAAATAAGTTTCGGAAATATTGGCAACCAAATGTCCCCAGCCGCTTGGGATAAACAACGCATCCCCTGGTTTTACGTGTACCGCATACATCGCTTCGATTTCATCGTCAACAGGGTCCCCTTGATCCTCTGCCCTCTTCTGCAATACCACTATCCCTTCTCCAAACAAAACCCAGTACGTTTCGTCTAGGTCTCCAACGTGATAATGCCCATAAGTCTTGATATATTCGTCTCCAATTTTCCCAGGCTCCCAAATTGTAATGTTCCTCTGATCGCTTCCCCCACGAACCATGTGGTAATGAACCTCAGGACCTTCAGCGTCCTGATTTTTTAGAACGTCCATCATCTTTTCGTGAGTTCTCGATGCGTAATGTTTGCCCGTGTAGTCTGTCATTTGTCTGGATTCCATCCTCTGTTGGGATCAGCTCTCATTTCTGCGGTTTCATCGGGCCTATTATAATCGTCTTCCAACCTCTCCGTCGTTCCATCGCCTTCGGGAGACGATGCTTCATGGATATCGCAGTCAGTTATCCCAACTAGTCTATGTTTTTGGCCAATGACAGAGGTAAACCCTTCCCCCAGATTAAGTTCAGTTTCGATCATTTCTCCAGTTGCGTCTTCCCAAATAACTTTTGCTTTACCGCTTACAACCACCCATGATTCAACTTTCCCTGGAGATGTCTCCCCAGGCAGATGCCTCTGTAACGAAAGTCTTTTGCCGGCGTCAATATGCAAGTTCTTGAACATGTAAGGCAAATCTTCAGTCACATAGTGGTCCTCATAACCCCAAGGCTTCAGCACCCTTTTTACAAAACCTTCTGTATTGATTTTCAACATTTCCGCAGTCACTTCCACAGGATTTATATTTTAGCAAAAAGAGGTACAAAAGTCAGATAAGAAATTTATTCAAATCCTTTTCTTTCTAAGTAATTAAATAATTTGGTTACGACTTTCTTAGGATCACTAGAAAGAACCACCGCTCCTTGCATTTCCATGAAACCCATATCCGCTGTTGGGGAGGCAGAGCTTCCCCGGTCTACGAAATAAAACATAGGCTTAAAATCTGACCAATAACCACCCTCACGTGCCCTTCCGTAAGGAGGCATGTAGAAATAAGTATTGAATTCCCTAACACCTTCCTCTTCACGGTCCATCATAAATTCAACCACACCCCAAGATACCTGCATCATCCTGAGGCTTACAAAGTGATCAGTAGTATTGTTCCCGATCACTAGAACAGATCTTTCTTTCGCAGGCGTGAGAGGCATAACAACCCACAAACCATTTCCAGCCATTTCATCCTTAAAATGTCTTGCCAGCCCTAATTCTTCGTGAACCTTCAAAACATCTCTCAAGTACTCTCTGCCTTCGAATTCTCGAGCGTAAGTCTTCGCAGTTTCATGAAACCTTTCATACTCACCTTGCTGCAAGCTCCCTCTATCTAAAAGTGCCTGAGAATGTTGATGCACCTGAGACGCGCCAGCCTTATATCCAAAATTCATTCCCCAAAGTAAATTAACTGCTTCGGAATCACTCTCGTTAACAGCGCGTCCAAAAGCCATCGCCTTATAAAATTGATTCGCAAATTGCCTGCCATCAAGATCGTAAGGGTTATGAGGACCAGCCATCATCATATTGTATTCACCCATTTTTGATACATTTGGAAACGCCGTCAGACCTTCCAAGTTCATACCCGGACTGAACTGGTCATACGGAGTATTGCCCTCGCTGGCACAAAGATCACAGTTATCCCTCCTGGCTTCGATATCATCTTCAAATCGGCTTGTTCCTGCTCTAACCATGGGCCTGTTTGCTCTCAGAGGATTATAAACAGCTGCCTTTTTGGAGTATCTATCGATAATCCTCACGGTCCATTGACCCTCCACAGCATCCACAACATCTCTAAGATCATCACTTTCTACTGCCCCACGAAAAAGATTGGCCACTCTTTCTTGCATCGGTGCGGGAATCGTCATACGTCCTTTATTGCGCGGGTTTCCCTCGTTATCAAACCTACCATCGACCAATTCGTACAAATTATGGAAAATTTCTTGTGATTCAGAGGATAGCAGAGCAATGGCCTCTCTTAAATTAGTAATAGGAATTTCTTGAATTCTTCTGCGGTTTTCGACCTCGGAAACTACACCAGTATAAGAAGGGGACGTTTCTGTTGTCATATAGGAGTCCTATTAATTTTAGGTCTCCGTGAAAAATTTAGGCTTGACAAAATTCGGACAGAAGTTAGTGACCGTATCTGCGCTGTCGTCTGGAGTAATCAGCCATCGCGCGCTTAAGTTCCGCTAAAGAAAAGTCTGGGAAATATTGCTTGGAAAAATAAAGTTCCGTATAGACAGTCTGCCAGGGCATAATTCCGGAAGTTCGCTGTTCGCCGGAAGTTCTAATCAAAAGATCAGGATCATCGAGCCCTGCTGTTTCCAGATTCGCGGTAATAAGTTGTTCATCAACTTTTGAAGATTTTACACCTTTTTTAAGAATTTTCCGGAAAGCTCTGATTATTTCGTCGCGTCCGCCGTAATCGATACATATGTTAAGAACATAATTCGAGTTCTTTGCTGTCGCATTTTCCATATTTTCCAGAATCCCCCTTAGCCTTGCAGGTACCCTATCGCGCCT
This sequence is a window from Candidatus Curtissbacteria bacterium. Protein-coding genes within it:
- a CDS encoding cupin; translation: MEVTAEMLKINTEGFVKRVLKPWGYEDHYVTEDLPYMFKNLHIDAGKRLSLQRHLPGETSPGKVESWVVVSGKAKVIWEDATGEMIETELNLGEGFTSVIGQKHRLVGITDCDIHEASSPEGDGTTERLEDDYNRPDETAEMRADPNRGWNPDK
- the uppS gene encoding polyprenyl diphosphate synthase, with amino-acid sequence MSKPTTQKVLPRHVVIIPDGNRRWAKLHGLEPIEGHKKGIETAMDVVRGSRGLGVKTLTLWGFSTENWGRGDKEVKYLMRLYSVFFKKHLKELVKEGVRFHWLGRRDRVPARLRGILENMENATAKNSNYVLNICIDYGGRDEIIRAFRKILKKGVKSSKVDEQLITANLETAGLDDPDLLIRTSGEQRTSGIMPWQTVYTELYFSKQYFPDFSLAELKRAMADYSRRQRRYGH
- a CDS encoding TrmH family RNA methyltransferase; the encoded protein is MKLKAAQLRSSDPTESQLAKVKRRQIYIICDNILDTYNIGSIFRLADAVAASKVYLCGNNIALPPYHRITKAAVGTDKWVPWEHVRTTKVAILKLRKQVPGIKIVAIEQDKKSVDYRTFDYGEPIAFIVGHETTGVSRGVLDLADVIVELPIYGVNVSLNVMVSLAIVLYRAIEK
- a CDS encoding prepilin-type N-terminal cleavage/methylation domain-containing protein encodes the protein MPNIKRGFTLVELLVVITIIGILATIGTVSFTKAQQKGRDSRRKTDLDSIRKALELKKLDSAGAFYYAQDLNSLDPPEGNYIKQVPGDPRNSNYIYAPTSSSGGSCSTDCVTYTLTACLENGTDTQKDPDKVEACTTDASYTISPQ